TGCGCGTATACGCTTCCGTGCAGAACTTTTTCCTGGTCACCAAATTTAAAGGATATGATCCTGAAGTGTCCAACTCCAGTTCTCCTTTCGACCAGGGGCTGACTTTGTACGACTATCCGAAACCCAGGGTGTTTATGCTGGGACTGAACGTGGGATTATAGTATTGTGTAATTTTTTAATTAGAAATCATGAAAGCAACAATAATAAAATATGGACTGCTGGTATTAACAACAGGCACATTATGGTTGACCGGTTGCCGGAAATTTCTGGATGAATCAGATCCCAGCAATTATACAGAAGACAGTTATTTCACCAAGCCTGAACATGCCCGCGCGTCTGTGAATGCTATCTATGCAGCCCTGCGGGACCCTATGAGCGGCGATTTTGGCGGCGCTGCCTGGACCATGACAGAATTTGCCACCGGTCAGGCTGCGACGGACCTGGGACAGGCGGTTAACAGCTACTACATCAAAGACCTGCACAACACCGCTGATAACGGCTATGGAGAAAACTACTGGAGAAACTATTACAAAGGCATCACCAACGCCAATCTCTCCATTGCCAAGATCCCTAAGATCAATATGGACCAGACAGAGCTTAAAAAGCTGCTGGGGGAAGCGCATTTTATGCGCGCATGGTACTATTTTAATTTGGTGCAGATGTTCGTCAACATTCCGCTGGTGACGGAACCCGTAGATTTGAAATCTGACCAGATACGTCCCAAACAGGCATCTACGGAAGATGTCTATAAGCTGATCGTAGATGATCTGATAACAGCCGAGAATGCGGGCCTTCCCTGGGTGGACGCCAGTGGTAAAGCCTCCCTGGGCGCCGTGAAATCCTTGCTGGCAAAGGTTTATCTCACCATGGCCGGATACCCGTTGCAAAAAGGCGCTCCATATTATGATCTGGCGGCAAAGAAAGCGGAAGAAGTACTGGATTCCAAACAATACAAGTTGTTCGATACCTATTATGATTTGCACAACCCGGCGAAGAAAAACGTGGAAGAGAATATTTTTATGATCCAGTACAAAACACAGGTCATCCCAGGCAGCTGGCAATCGCTGATCATTCCGTACAACAAAAATATCTCCGCCTATTCTGCGGAAACCGGCGGTATTTATGCAACAGAAGCTTTTGTGAAATCATATGATCCGGCAGATTTAAGAGTGAAGGAAGGACAGTTCTTTTTTACCGAATTCACCAACCAGGATGACAGGACCAAGAAAGTGGCGCTGGGCGGTTATTTCCTCTACAAACTGTTTGATGTGGCCGCACAAACCTCCACTGCCAATAGTGATCTTAACTGGTCGCTGATCCGTTATGCTGATATATTGTTAGTATATGCGGAAGCGTCCAACGAAGTAGCCGGGCCGGGCGCTAAAGCCTATGATGCCGTGAACCAGATCAGAACGAGGGCGACGCTGCCGGCATTGTCGGGGCTGACGAAAGAACAGTTCCGCGAGGCGGTGTGGCGCGAACGCTGGTATGAGCTGTGCTTCGAAAATGTTACCTGGTTTGATATGGTACGTTTGCGTAAAGCGTTTAACCTGACAACGAAAGGATTTGACAACTACGTTGGGCATAAGTTTTCCTATGGCCCGGTGCTGACTGAAAGAGAGCTGATGTTCCCGATACCCAGCACAGAGCTGAGGAATAATCCCAACCTCGTGCCCACAAAGGGATACTAAGATTTTTATGTTTGTAACCCCATTGCCTTTCGGGGGAGATGCGACTTCCGGAAGTAACAGGCTTATAAGTTCAGTACTTATAAGCCTGTTTGTTTTATTGCGTTATATATCCTGTTTCCTGTAAAATGACCATCACCTTTTGTACGCTTGTCTGGTGCATGCGTGCAGTGAAAAAAGGACTGCTGTTGTACCCGTATTTTTCTGTGATTAGTCTCGATCCTTCTTCCATTCCATGTTGATGTAGCATGTCGCCGAAATATTGTATGTATTGGTGTGTGGTGCGCAGGCTATGGCCGGCAATTTGTGCGGCATGTTCACCGGTGAGCAGGCCGTGATGGCCTACCGCCACCAGGGAGACTGACAGCTGCCGCAGCCGCTCGATGCTCTGAAGGTATTGCGGCGGGCTTTGAAAGGGAAGCGGGAACCAGTCGTCCGGCCCTATCATCTCCCCGAAGGCATCCGCGGCGAACAGGTACTGATGGTCGCTGTAGAGGGAAAGAGAACAATCGCTGTGGCCGGGAGTGGCCAGCACCGTAAATGTATGTTCGCCGATTGTCAGGACGTCGCCATCTCCCACAGGCACAAACTTTTTTGTAGCCAGGGCGTCGTAGGGATTACTGGTATGCCCTCCTGTATCTCCGGGCACAAAGCTCCGTTGAAGTTTGTAAATAAATGCCCTGTATTTATCTGTCAGTAAATTTTTGATGGCAGTTGCAGAGGCATACAGGGTGGCATCGGGCAGCAGGTTCGCCAGCAGTCCGCAGTGATCGAAATGCGAATGCGTAACAAACCAGTGCCTGACGTGGGAGACGTCAGGGACGACTGCCTTCAGCTGTGCCTGTACCAATGCGGCATCGCGCAGCATACCGCCATCTATCAGCAACCATTCCTGCCCGGTTTTCAACAAATACAGCGGGTTTGCTTTGGTGCCTAACATGTAAAGGTCATTGTTGACCTTTGAGGGTTCGTATATCCACATAAGTGATCGCTGTTTTTTAGGTTTAGAATCGGTATAACATAGCGCCCCAGGTGGCGCCGGAGCCATAGGTAAGCACCAGCGCCAGCGTGCCCGGGGCTGGACGGGCCTCACGGATATATTCGCTGACCGTTACAGCCACGGAAGCGGAAGCCATATTACCGTAGCGTTCAACGTTGGTGACAAATTTGTGCGACGGCACGGCAAGGCGTTCTCTCACGGCATCGAGTATACGAAGATTGGGTTGATGCGGCAGTACAATGTCGATGTCATCGATCGTAAGATGATGCCGGTTTAGTATTTTCAGCGCTATCTCGCACAGGCGCTGCGTGGCGTCTTTAAACATCGGCTGGCCGTTCATCCTGAAATGTGGCGTGGCGGTCTGGTCGGTATAGCGCTGCTGCGCGGTGCCGGGCGCCGCGGTCCACAGCAGGTCGTAGCGGCTGCCGTCTGCCCGGATGATCAGGTCTACGATACCGCCGGAGGCGCCGGAGCTGTTGCTGAGTACCAGGGCGCCCGCCCCATCACCTAACAGGATGGAAAGGTTCCTGCCGGCATCGGAGGTGTCCATTCTTTTGGACAGCACCTCTCCGCAGGCCACCAGGATATGTTTGTATGACCCCGACAGAAGGAGGTGGCGCGCCAGTTCCATGCCATACAACAATCCTGAACATTGTGCCCGGATATCGAGAACGGGAACATGCCCCAGTCCCAGCTGTGGCTGGATAAAGCAAGCCTCTGAGGGATCATGATGATCGGGGCTGAGCGTATTCACGATCAGCATATCAATGTCTGAAGCTCCGATGCCTGCATGTGTTATCGCTTGCTCGCAGGCTGGCACAAGTAACGCGCTCAGTCCTTTTTCGCCGGAGATATGTCTGCGTGTAACCACCCCCGTGCGGGAGAGGATAAAATCTTCTGTGGTATTTATGCGGTCAACGATCGTTTTATTGTCGATGACCGGTACAGGCAGGCAATGGCCCGCACCCGAAATGATGATCGCCATGCTAATTATTTTTCGCTTGAAAGTATTGTTGATATTGAGAGCGGAGGTAGGAGCGGGACAGCTTGCCATTGGCATTACGGGGCAGCTCCGGAAGATAAAGGATGTCCTTCGGCCGGTAGTGGCTTTCCGTTTGTTCGCGGATAAATGCGAGGATGGCGTCCCGGGTGTCTTCCCGGCCTACGAGCAGCAGTAACGTGCATGTCAGAGAGGTGTCGTCGGGAAGGTCCAGCAGCACACATTCCTCTATATGTTCCACCGCACTGATGAGCGCCGCTTCAAATGACAATGGGTTTACCCATCTGCCGTTGGATTTAAACAACTCGTCCTTGCGCCCAACGTAGCTGTAGGTACCGTTGGCTTTCATCGTGAAGAGGTCGCCGGTATAATACCATCCGTCGCGGAATTTTTGGTTGGTGCGCTCGGGGTCTTCCCAGTAGCCGGCCAGTGAATAGGGAGTATGGACGCATAACTCACCCACCTGTTGTTGCCCTCCAATCGGCTCTGTGGCATATTCCAGCCGCAACTGATATCCGGGCACCGGTTGACCGGTACTGCCCGCAGTATGGGAAGCCGGTGAATTGCTGAGGAACACGTGGCCGATCTCCGTACTTCCGATGCCATCCAGTATAGGTTTGCCGGTATAGGCCATCCATGCTTCGTATATCCATGCGGGTAAGGTGGAGCCGGCAGAGAAGAACACACGTGCCTGTTGCAGCACTTCCTGCAATCCCGGCGGACGGTGTTTCAGCAGCATCGCATATATTTTAGGCACGCCAAAAAACACGGTGGGCCTGTATTGCACGATGTTGGCCGTGATGTGGTCAATAGCAGGCCAGGCATCGTCCAGTAAGACGCTGGCCCCTGTCAGTAGTGGAAAGAAGAAGCTGTTGCCCAGGCCATATCCGAAAAACATTTTGGCAATGGAGTAGATCCTGTCCTGCGGGCCTATGCCCAGTGTCTCCATCGCAAAATGCCGGGTGGAGGCCAGCATGGCATCCTGGCTGTGTTGCACTGCCTTGGGTTTCCCGGTGGTGCCGGAAGTGTATTGCCAGAAAGCAACGCTGCCGGGCTTACGGCGATAGTAGGTCAGCGGGACCGGCACATCAGAGAAGGGTAGGGCATCGTCTGTAAATATCCGCTCCGGTGACAGGAAAGGGGACGTCGCCAACGCTGGACGGATACGTTCCAACTCTTCTTTGTCTGTTATCACTACTGCTGCCCGGCTGTCGAGCAACATATGCTCCAGTGTGGGCAGGTCCGTTTTCGGGTTCACCGGTACCGGGACAATGCCCATGGCAGATAAGGCGAGGAAGCAGAAATGAAAAGACGGTTTGTCTTTTAATAATAACAACGCCCTTTGTTCTGGTGCAATGCCGCTGAACCCGGCGGCCAGCTGCTGTACCTGCTTTGCCAGCGACGCAGCGCTGATGGCCTCATCCCGATAGACAATCTGAGCGGGATTGGCATGCCCCTCCTGGGCGGAAAGCATGGCTTCCGCAAAATTATAAAACATGACAAATGGTTATTTTGAGAGAAAAATATTTTTAACTGATCAAAGCCGCTTCCAGACAAGCCGGAAGACAACCTGCTGCTCTCTGACAGGCAGCGGTGGCGTCACCAGCGTCAGTTCATCGTCTACCAGCTCCGCATGTCTGACGAAGCGAATGCCAATAAAGTTTGGAAAAAGACTTCCTTCTACCACGTGCAGGATTTCACCGGGAGTTTCTTCGTGGTAACGGCCGTAGTAAGCATTGTAGCCGTGGAAGGCTTCATAGGTCTCTTCAGGTGTCCAGCTACCGATAGCTGCTGATGAAAACAGTTTCCTGTCAGGGACCATCATCTGAACACTCATGTTTCCTTTGTCGTCGTAAATAAGCATGCCTGTAGTAGCAGTGCCGAAAAAATTAACGGGATGTCCGTGCTGGTCCTGGTCTGTGCAGCCAATCAGGCGCCACGCACCAATAAGGTGTTTGCCAATGAAGGTTTTCATTCGGTTATGTTTGAGGGTCTGTAAATGTGATGGTAACGCAAAGGTTTTTCAATAGGAATCGTTGTGCACTACCGTTGTTATTTCTACTAAAGTAAAACTACTGATTTATATTTGCAAGTGATATTTTTTAAATTCCCGCGAACCACCTGTCCGGCAGCTGGATAATTATTTCCCCTTTTTATAATAGTATACAATATATTGATTATCAGTTTTCTTGCGGCCTGTATTCTAATCTAGCTGCGTTTTGTCCGCACCTCCGCTAACAGAAATATTATATTTAAAACCGTATATGTACCCCTAAGTCCCTAACTCCCTTAACCCTTTTTCATGTCTCAAAATGTTCCAAATTACATTTTATGAAAACAAACAAACTGTTTAACCTTCCATCATGTGCAATGTTCATGGCGGTTGTATTATTTTACAGCATTACAGGCACCGGCTGCCGTAAAAACATGCAGGCGGAAGATGCCGTGCTGAAAGACAAAAGCAAAAATGGCCTGCTGTTGGGCCGGGAATTTAACCTTGTTCCGGATGCCCAGGGCTATTTGGTCATAGATAATTCGAACAACTATTATCAGCCGGGCGATGTGCTGAACCTGGTCGGCAATTTCGCCAGTATTAATTTCACTAATCTCAGTGGTTCATCTGCGGCGCCGATCACTATCAGAAATGGCTCCGCCGGCGCGACCACCATTGGTAACCCTTCCTGGAACGGTGGTTCCTGGGCAGAAGGGATGATATTTCACAACTGTCATTATATCAAATTAGGCGGCCGCAACAGCAAGTCTGATTTTGTGATCAATGGTTCCACACAGCCGTTAAGGGAGGCTTATTTCGACCTGGTGCTGCGGAATCATACGGACAACTTTGAAATAGCAAACCTGACGATCAACAATGGCGGCACTGGCATCTGGGCAAAAACAGACCCGGTATTAACGGACACGGCCAGCTGGTATCCCAATTCTTACATGAACAACCTGCGCATCCATGATATTACTATCAGTGGTACACAGAACGAGTCCATGTACATTGGCCATACCGCTACCTACTGGAACCTTACCACCAATCAGCCTAAGTACGATACGCTGTTTACGCCTGGTCAGTTCTACGTACAGCCGATCAAGTGGTACAACGTTAAAATCTACAACAACTATGTGACCGGCTCCGGCGCCGATGGCATCCAGACATCCGCCATCGATCTGCTGGAAGTGTATAACAATGAAGTCACCAACTGGGCGCTGCAGCACAATTATGCCCACAACGGCGGTATCCTGATCGGTGGCCGCACGACCAATACCAATACGCATGACAACTACGTGCATGACGGTTGGGGCGAGATGTGCCAGTTCTACGGCGCGGGTGGCGGCTACCATATTATCCATAACAACCTGTTCCGGGACAACCAGGCGCAAAACAGCGGCGTCGGCATGAGAGGCGACAACAATGCTATTGTACAAATTACCAATAACACCATTGCCAGGTCCGGAGGTCCCCTGCTGCGTATCAATGGGTATACCGGTCAAACAGGCGCACAGATCGTGAATGGAAACGCCTTTATCCAACCGTTGACAGGTGGTGGCGTCATTTATCCTTCTGCCTATATCTACCTGGAAAATGGCGGTGTTGTTACGGAAGGCACAGGGGCTAATGCCAACACGCGTTTCACAACAGTGGCCGCTGCTAATGTGGATGTCAACAATTATTATCTCCCGAATCCGGGATCTCCGATGGGTGCCTCCGGCTACAGGAAAATACCCTGATCAACTGCTGCGTAATTAATGGGAAAGGGAATAACTAAAAGGGGATGCTGTTAACCGACGTCACACCATGAAACTGCTGTATAAAAAAGAAATAGACAGGTAAATGGGAATAGAATGAAGTAAGACCTATCATCTTGTTAGAAGGTAGACAGATGTGAAAAGCTACCGGCGGTGCCGGTAGCTTTTCACATCTGTCTAAGTTCAAGTAGTCAATTTGCGTTATTTGTCTTAATTGATTCCCATACTACAGGCAAGCAGATATTTTCAATCACTAGTGATTTAAGTGTATTGTTTGATAAAATATAACTAGCATTTTTAAAACCACAGTCATTCGGCAAAGGCGTAGATACGGTTAATATGATCGTATCATTCTTATTTTCCCAAGTGCCTAAAAAATCTAATTCAGTTTCTTTCTTATAACGAGTATCTTTTTTACTGAACTTTAAATTAAAGGTTCCTTGCCCCTTTAAATTCAGATTCCATTGCTTCGTAACGGTATATGAATAAGCACAGACAATGTCTCTATGAGAATATTGCCTATCCTGATAATTTGTATTAAACGGTATTATAAAGTATAAAAAAAGAAGAATATTCATGAATTCCCAGTTTAACATCTCCAAACCTAGTTGTGTCTCCAAGAAAATCAGCTTTTGAGATTGTATTATTATTCATTGCTGAATAGTACCGGGCCACCGCACACTTATCATTTTGTTTACAAAAAAAATCTCTTATTCTTTTGCTGTTTTGATCACATTAACCATCAAAAGACCAGACTTTATTCTAAGGCAGAAACACCAAACATTGTCAACATCTCGTATTCTGGTCGGACTTTCACTTTTAATCTCATCTTGTAATTCCAATATCCCTTTCCTCCCTAAAAACTTCACCTGTGTTAATTGAAGGCTTTTACTCCACAAAATCATGGCTGTATTTACATCATTTTCCTTGACCTGACTAATATAGGTCCCCCCTCTAAACTCCATAATGAATGTGTATATATCCATAGCTCAAATTATTAGTTACTCTGCCAGCATGGTACTGGATTAAAAACTACTTAAACGTATTGAAGATATTGAAGCCTTGCCTAAAGAGGAAAAAGAAAAAATTTATTATTTCATTGTACCTGCATTATCTGATAAAACCTGAACTCCTGTTGTACTATTGGTATATATAGTTTTTACAGGCGTGGCGGAGGGAAGACTGCTTCCTCCAGGCTGCTGGCCGGAGGCCGTCTGACTACCGGATAATATAGCTGTAAACAATAAAAACGCAGAAATTTGGATGATGCTACGTTGAGTTCTTTCTCTCATAGGTATTATTCTTGGGCAACAATCGAAAACAGGATTTGACAACTTAAATATATAGAAATATTACTTAACCAGGATTACTATTCTCCTTTCAGCTCCTGCATCATTTGTATAGTTAAGCTGTAATGCTCTTCTATGGGCACTTTCGCTCTGTGAACGGTATTGATGTCTTTCCCTTCTTTTGTCCAGAGCATGGGGTAGAAGCTAAAGACCTCGTTGCCGTCCAGCGCTGGCACGTCCTGTTGCCAGTCTTTCCAGCGAAGGTCATGATAGAATCCCGCTACATCTCCTTCAAAACAGAATAGCAAAAACTCGGTATAGGTGAGGTCAAGCGGCTCCCACGTCAATGCCGACGGATCGAAGTAGTATGTTTTGCCTAAGTCTTCGCCAAGGCCACCGCCGTTAATCGCGAAAAAACCGCCGGCAGCGTCATCAGCTATCAGTATGAAACCTGCATTGCCTTCGGGAAATGATGTTTTGCCGTTGTTCCATGTATGGAACGTTCTGTTTAATTTAGGATGGCCCGAGCCCAGAATCCTTATCCAGCCGTAATCTACCAGTATGCCACCGCTGTTGAAAATAATGGCGCCCATCGGAGAGCGGGTGGTCACCTGTGCTTCATACAAAGTTTCTCCGGCCTTGCTTGCTGTAACAGGCAGGACTTCCACCTTGTTGGTGGCGCTGTTGATCCAGGAGACGACATGCTCCCAGCCAGGCTCATGGGTGTTGATCAATTCTTCCAGTGGTCTTTTAGTAACGTGGGTAGCAAACAAGCGGGCCACACCAAGCAGTTGTAACCGATAATCATTCATCATGACAATAAATTCTGTTCTGTTGTACGCAAAGTAAATGAATCCGGTTTACAGCCGGGCATTATTTTCTTTCATGCGGAACAATACCACCACGCCTGAGAGGAAGGTGATAATGCCTGCTATATGCACAGCCCACATCAGCCCAAAGAAGTTGGCCACAATACCGGCCATCAGGGCGCCTGCGGCGTAGCCGATATCCCGCCAGAAACGATAAACGCCCAGGGAGGAAGCCCGCCAGGAGGGATGCGCTGCATCGCTCACGGCCGCCAGCAAAGCGGGATATACCATTGCGGTACCAATGCCCAGCAGTACAGAGCCTACCAGCCCGGATGTGAGCGGCGGAAAGAATGCCAGGCCGATGACCACATGTCCTAATGCCTGTACAAACATGCCCCATACGATCAGCGGCTTGCGGCCTATCTTATCGGCCAGCGGACCGGTGATGACTTGTCCGAAGCCCCACACGAACGGATATACGGCTTTTATCCAGCCTACGCCTTCCAGGCCTACGCCGGCTGCGATGAACAACAAAGGGAAAACACCCCATGACATGCCGTCGTTCAGGTTATTGATCAGCCCTGCCTGCGAAACGGCAAAGAGGTTCCTGTTCCGGAAAGATGTTTCCCGGAACACCCATAACAAATCCGGTTTGTGGAACTGTTCACCAGGCAGGTGTTGTTGCGCTACCTGCGCGGATTCCAGGCGGGCATGCTGCCACGTGTCCCTGATCACCAGGATGGATAATATCAGGCCGGCAATGGTGTAAAAAATGCCGATGTAAAAAGGGGCGGGCCTTAATCCGTAGTGTGACGCGAGGTAACCTGTAAGCAGCGCTGTCAGTCCCACTGCGCCATAGCCGGCCGCTTCGTTCAGCCCCATGGCCAGCCCGCGTTTTTTCGGGCCTACAAGGTCTATTTTCATGTTGACCGTCATCGACCAGGCCAGTCCCTGGCTTACGCCCAGCAGCACATTGGCCACGATGATCCAGTTCCACGACGGCCCCCAGGCCAGTAAGAACGGCACCGGCAGCCCCACCAGCCAGCCGGCGATCAGCACACGCTTCCGGGTGTATTTGTCGGCCAGCACGCCGGAAACAAGATTGGTAAATGCTTTCACCACGCCAAAAGCGATGATAAAGGAAAACACCACGATGTCTGACCCTATCTTAAACTCCTCCGTACCTACCAGCGGCACTACCGTCCGCTCCAGGCCCACCATACCACCTACCAGTATGTTGACCAGCACCAGCAGCGTGAACTGCTGCCAGTTTTCCTTTAATCCCAGTTTAATTTCCATAGCAATTTGCCTGACCACAAAGATAAAGAAGTCTGTCCGAAGCCGGTAATAAGCCCGACATTGTCAATAGGGACATGAACTGCAAAAGTGCATATGGAAACAACGTGGTTAGCAGGATGGGAAAATAATTTATCCAATTGGGAAATTTAGGTATCTTGAAAACAGATTGATCGCCCGGAAACCGCAACTGCACCGGACCTTGTGTCGTGCCGCATTTTGTCGTTTTTTTCCAAACAGGCAATATCACCCTTTATATATTTTTGCCAAAAACACGCTATCCATGACAGCAAACAAATTAAAACACGAACAGGTACAGTACATTGAGTTTCTCACGAATGATCTCGAACGCGCCAAAAAATTTTATCAGAATTGTTTTGGCTGGAAGTTTGTCGACTATGGTCCGGGCTATACGGCATTTGGAGGTGACTATGTTGATGGCGGCTTCACCACCGGTACACCGGTAAAAGGCTCGGTACTGGTAGTGCTGTATTCCGAAGACCTGGAGGCGACCAGGGCGAAGGTACAGGCAGCAGGAGGGAAGATCGTAAAAGATATCTTCAGCTTTCCCGGCGGGCAGCGGTTCCAGTTCGAAGATCCTGACGGATATGAGCTGGCGGTCTGGGCCACCGTGTAATACTTGTAAACTAACCGGAAAGGCTGTAGGTCAGTGACTTACAGCCTTTTTTGCTGATGGGTGCCGTTTTTATATCTTCATCCATAGATCGGTACATTTCCCCGTTTCATCGACACTCATGAAAAATAACCCTGCTGCTTCCCTTAATTTGTATATGTTATCCTGGAAAGCCCCTCAAATCTGTATTCATATCGTCTGTTGCTTGTTGTTTATGATATTCCCGTTGTTGTTCATGTCTAACGGGAAGGGGTATACTGAACTGATAGCGCCTGCCATGCACTACAGTTATTGGTTGTTCTGCAGCTGTTACATCTGCCTGTTCTATTTCAATCGCTATTACCTGATGCCCGGATTTTTTATTCCGGGCAGATATGGTGGTTATGCCGCTATGGCCCTGCTGTTATGTGCGGGCATCTTTTTCCTGCAACCGTTCGACCGGCTCCTTCGGCAGAAATGGGCGGTGCCGCCGGAGGGGGCGGCGTGGGTGTATGTGCCGCCGGTCATCGATATCACCAGCCTCTTTATCTTCTTTATGATCATGGCGCTGGGCGCTGCCATCACCACTACGCGCCGCTGGCAATTGACCGAGCAGCGCGCCCTTACCGCCGAGCGGGAGAAGATCAGGGCTGAGCTGTCTTTCCTGAAAGCACAGGTACATCCGCACTTTCTGTATAACACCCTGAATAATATTTATACCCTGGCGCTGACAAAAAATAATTACACTGCGGACAGTATTCTGCGCTTATCGAATATTATGCGTTACATTACGGACGAGGTGATCGCAGACTATGTGCCGCTCCCGCAGGAAGAGGCCTGTATCCGCGATTATATCGCCCTGCAACAGCTCCGTCTGCAGCCGGGAACAGTGGATTACCAGGTTTCCGGAGAGATGGAGCATAAACAGATCAGTCCGCTGATACTGATGACGTTCGTGGAAAATGTGTTTAAGTACGGCATCAGTAAACATCAGCCGGCACCGGTTACTATCCGCCTGAGCATAAAAGACCGTCAGATTGTTTTTTTCTGTTGTAACCGTATCTTCCGGGAACCCGCGCCGGTCAACAGCAGCGGCGTAGGAATTGCCAACACCAGGCAACGGCTGGCATTACTGTATCCACAAAAACACATACTGGATATAACCACAGATAATAACCTATATACCGTCAGACTGACATTACTGACAGATTAACCCAATTTACTTCATTCACCTATATGAAGATAAAAGCCATCGCTATAGATGATGAACCGCTTGCACTGGAGCTGATCAGGAACTACACCGCGCAGTTCCCCGCTTTACAGCTGTTGCAGACTTTCGACGATGCACTGTCGGGCGCTGAATTCCTCCGTTGCCGCCCGGTAGACCTGCTGTTCATCGATATCAATATGCCCGATATCACCGGCATCGATCTGGTGCGTTCCCTGGAGGAAAAACCCATGGTCATTTTCACGACCGCGCATAAACGATTTGCCCATGAAGGGTTTGAACTGGAGGCATTGGACTACCTGCTGAAGCCTATCAGCATGGAACGTTTTTCAAGGACCATGCAGAAAACGATGATGCAGTACCACTACAAACAGGCTGCTGTTGCGCCCCGTGAGCCAGAGTCATTTTTCGTATATGCGGAATATAAACAGGTGAGGATATGGTTGGACGACGTGGAATATATCGAAAGCCTGGAAGATTATATCCGTATCCATCTGTTAAGCGGCCGGCCGGTGCTCACGCTGATGCCTTTGAAGAAAGTGCTGGAGAAGCTGCCGCATGACCGCTTCCGGCGTATCCATCGCAGCTATATTGTAGCGGTGCGCAGTATCTGTGCTATCGCCTACCGTAAAGTGCTGCTGCATTCCGGTGCCACATTGCCCGTCAGCAGCACTTATGCGGACAGTATACGGGAGTGGGGCGGCAAATAATACGTCGGCACATCGCTCGCTTTTACCGATACCTGCTTGATAAAAAAATGAGGTTGACAGATCTTTAGTCAAACAATTTTTATCTTATGGAAAGGAAAAATTTTCTCAGATCACTGGCTGTTACAGCCATCTCTGCCCCTGTATTGCTGGAAGCCTGTAAAAAAGACAACACAGACCCTAAAGCAGCAGCTGCCGCCGGTGCTCAGACAGAAGCCGCCTGCGTGCTCACAGATCCCGACATGGACGGTCCATATCCCCTGTACAACAGCCGTGGCTCCGCTATCAACCGGGTAAACATCACCGATAACAAACCCGGTCTTCCGCTGTACATCGATA
This sequence is a window from Chitinophaga varians. Protein-coding genes within it:
- a CDS encoding right-handed parallel beta-helix repeat-containing protein, which translates into the protein MKTNKLFNLPSCAMFMAVVLFYSITGTGCRKNMQAEDAVLKDKSKNGLLLGREFNLVPDAQGYLVIDNSNNYYQPGDVLNLVGNFASINFTNLSGSSAAPITIRNGSAGATTIGNPSWNGGSWAEGMIFHNCHYIKLGGRNSKSDFVINGSTQPLREAYFDLVLRNHTDNFEIANLTINNGGTGIWAKTDPVLTDTASWYPNSYMNNLRIHDITISGTQNESMYIGHTATYWNLTTNQPKYDTLFTPGQFYVQPIKWYNVKIYNNYVTGSGADGIQTSAIDLLEVYNNEVTNWALQHNYAHNGGILIGGRTTNTNTHDNYVHDGWGEMCQFYGAGGGYHIIHNNLFRDNQAQNSGVGMRGDNNAIVQITNNTIARSGGPLLRINGYTGQTGAQIVNGNAFIQPLTGGGVIYPSAYIYLENGGVVTEGTGANANTRFTTVAAANVDVNNYYLPNPGSPMGASGYRKIP
- a CDS encoding DUF2625 domain-containing protein, with the translated sequence MMNDYRLQLLGVARLFATHVTKRPLEELINTHEPGWEHVVSWINSATNKVEVLPVTASKAGETLYEAQVTTRSPMGAIIFNSGGILVDYGWIRILGSGHPKLNRTFHTWNNGKTSFPEGNAGFILIADDAAGGFFAINGGGLGEDLGKTYYFDPSALTWEPLDLTYTEFLLFCFEGDVAGFYHDLRWKDWQQDVPALDGNEVFSFYPMLWTKEGKDINTVHRAKVPIEEHYSLTIQMMQELKGE
- a CDS encoding MFS transporter — encoded protein: MEIKLGLKENWQQFTLLVLVNILVGGMVGLERTVVPLVGTEEFKIGSDIVVFSFIIAFGVVKAFTNLVSGVLADKYTRKRVLIAGWLVGLPVPFLLAWGPSWNWIIVANVLLGVSQGLAWSMTVNMKIDLVGPKKRGLAMGLNEAAGYGAVGLTALLTGYLASHYGLRPAPFYIGIFYTIAGLILSILVIRDTWQHARLESAQVAQQHLPGEQFHKPDLLWVFRETSFRNRNLFAVSQAGLINNLNDGMSWGVFPLLFIAAGVGLEGVGWIKAVYPFVWGFGQVITGPLADKIGRKPLIVWGMFVQALGHVVIGLAFFPPLTSGLVGSVLLGIGTAMVYPALLAAVSDAAHPSWRASSLGVYRFWRDIGYAAGALMAGIVANFFGLMWAVHIAGIITFLSGVVVLFRMKENNARL
- a CDS encoding VOC family protein, which gives rise to MTANKLKHEQVQYIEFLTNDLERAKKFYQNCFGWKFVDYGPGYTAFGGDYVDGGFTTGTPVKGSVLVVLYSEDLEATRAKVQAAGGKIVKDIFSFPGGQRFQFEDPDGYELAVWATV
- a CDS encoding sensor histidine kinase is translated as MSNGKGYTELIAPAMHYSYWLFCSCYICLFYFNRYYLMPGFFIPGRYGGYAAMALLLCAGIFFLQPFDRLLRQKWAVPPEGAAWVYVPPVIDITSLFIFFMIMALGAAITTTRRWQLTEQRALTAEREKIRAELSFLKAQVHPHFLYNTLNNIYTLALTKNNYTADSILRLSNIMRYITDEVIADYVPLPQEEACIRDYIALQQLRLQPGTVDYQVSGEMEHKQISPLILMTFVENVFKYGISKHQPAPVTIRLSIKDRQIVFFCCNRIFREPAPVNSSGVGIANTRQRLALLYPQKHILDITTDNNLYTVRLTLLTD
- a CDS encoding LytR/AlgR family response regulator transcription factor: MKIKAIAIDDEPLALELIRNYTAQFPALQLLQTFDDALSGAEFLRCRPVDLLFIDINMPDITGIDLVRSLEEKPMVIFTTAHKRFAHEGFELEALDYLLKPISMERFSRTMQKTMMQYHYKQAAVAPREPESFFVYAEYKQVRIWLDDVEYIESLEDYIRIHLLSGRPVLTLMPLKKVLEKLPHDRFRRIHRSYIVAVRSICAIAYRKVLLHSGATLPVSSTYADSIREWGGK